From the Candidatus Eisenbacteria bacterium genome, one window contains:
- the ispE gene encoding 4-(cytidine 5'-diphospho)-2-C-methyl-D-erythritol kinase, translating to MKICLESYAKVNLFLEVLGERTDGYHEIETVMQSVSIRDRIDMEEKEEGIEVVAEGAGVPSGEENLAHRAATLLRREAGVRAGCSIRIRKGIPAAAGLGGGSGDAAAVLAGLHRLWRLDWPRERLAALGATIGSDVPFFLWGGAALCTGRGEIVEPLPSLSQRHRFLIVTPPFQVSTRFIYNELNRYALTRPKVWSKVKCVHGLGSDPECMLHRLWNRLEEVAFSARPSLREWADRMERLGCSRVLLSGSGPTLFGLLPRGERDEIGILSRFPDSRHASIAHPTTTGYRFMR from the coding sequence ATGAAGATTTGCCTCGAATCCTACGCCAAGGTGAACCTCTTTCTCGAGGTGCTCGGCGAGCGGACGGACGGCTATCACGAAATCGAGACGGTGATGCAGAGTGTCTCGATCCGGGATCGGATCGACATGGAGGAGAAGGAGGAGGGGATCGAAGTCGTAGCCGAGGGGGCCGGCGTCCCGAGCGGGGAGGAGAACCTTGCCCATCGGGCGGCGACCCTCCTCCGGCGAGAGGCGGGCGTGCGCGCGGGTTGTTCGATACGAATTCGGAAGGGGATCCCCGCCGCGGCCGGCCTAGGCGGAGGGAGCGGCGACGCGGCGGCGGTCCTCGCGGGCTTACACCGTCTCTGGAGGCTCGATTGGCCGCGGGAACGTCTCGCCGCCCTCGGGGCGACGATCGGCTCGGACGTTCCCTTTTTCCTCTGGGGGGGCGCCGCGCTCTGCACCGGCCGGGGGGAGATCGTCGAACCCCTGCCTTCTCTCTCTCAACGACACCGTTTCCTGATCGTCACACCACCCTTTCAGGTAAGCACTCGTTTTATTTATAACGAGTTAAATAGATACGCATTGACAAGGCCGAAAGTGTGGTCTAAGGTGAAATGTGTGCACGGGTTAGGGTCCGACCCTGAATGCATGCTCCATAGGCTTTGGAATCGGTTGGAGGAGGTGGCGTTTTCGGCCCGTCCGTCCCTTAGGGAGTGGGCCGACCGGATGGAGCGGCTCGGTTGCTCGCGGGTGTTACTGAGTGGAAGCGGACCGACACTATTCGGACTCCTTCCCCGGGGAGAGAGAGACGAAATAGGAATCCTCTCCCGATTCCCCGACAGCCGTCATGCCTCCATCGCCCATCCCACGACAACCGGATATCGCTTTATGCGTTAA
- the spoVG gene encoding septation regulator SpoVG, with the protein MEITEVRVTIRPDDRLKAFASVTFDDCFVVHGLKVIEGNNGLFVAMPSRRRSDGTYQDIAHPINNEMRALVEDRVLGMYRDQLTKAGSLSGSIASS; encoded by the coding sequence ATGGAGATCACGGAAGTCAGGGTCACGATCCGGCCGGACGATCGACTGAAGGCGTTCGCGAGTGTTACGTTCGATGATTGCTTCGTCGTCCACGGTTTGAAAGTGATCGAGGGAAACAACGGACTCTTCGTCGCGATGCCGAGCCGGAGGCGCTCTGACGGTACCTACCAGGATATCGCTCACCCGATCAACAACGAGATGCGTGCGTTGGTTGAGGACCGAGTTCTGGGGATGTACCGCGACCAGTTGACGAAAGCGGGGTCTCTCTCCGGGTCCATCGCTTCGTCTTGA